The DNA segment GGCTTTAAGTAGGAccaacaggtcagaggtcacaggagAGGGCTGACGAGACGAGAGGCAGGTGAGTGGCGGTGCCTGGAAATGAAAGACGAAtagaaaaaatagaaatgtgcCTATTTTTCTAGGTGCCGGAGGTGATCCCACTTCGAACATCCgcacatcaggagcatcagaggTTTTGAAGCTTTCATCTGAGCTCTGAAGCttgttgttcttttctttgcttttataCGTCGGTGGCAGGTTTTGGAAAGTGCGGTGTATCCATGACAGGGAAAAACGtccccccgtccatccatccgctCTTCCTCTCCCGGCTGAGCCCGTCAGTAGATGTGGCTGCTGCTATATTCCTCATGTTCACTGGTGGGCATTTCTGACTCTTTTATTCACCATATATAAGAATGTTAATAATCCCTAGAGCACGATACGGCTGTTCAAGCTCCttggtggtaaaaaaaaaacaaaacaaggaaggtGTTTTGGTCATACTGGGAGGTGCAAGGacaccctcagagcactgccgaggtacccttgagcaagataccaATCCCCGAAAATGCTCATGAAAGGTCCTGCAATGAGCTTCCAGGGGTGGACCCGCCTTCTCAGGTGTGGATCGGCCCCAGcgccctccccgtgaccctcaACGGGATGTAGCGTTCAAGGGGAAAAGGAAGGATTATTGATTATATCCTAACAAAATGTTGTTGCTGCATGTCTTCTTCCTTCAGGGGCCACGTCAGCGCTGGGGAACGGGATGGTTCTGCTCGTCTACTGCaggaaaagaaacaagctcAGACCTCCAGAGCTCATGACCATCAACCTGGCTGTCTGCGATTTAGGCTTCAGTCTTCTGGGGGTGCCGTTCTTCATCACTTCATGGTATTAAAATCAAACATGAACACAGGCACTAGGTCAGGACGAGGCCGCCGTCCACAGGACTGGGACGAGCAGCCTCTGAGCGACCCGTTAaccctgtctccctctgtcagCCTGTGCCACGCCTGGGTGTTTGGAGAGACGATGTGCCGTTGGTACGGCATCCAAGGCTTCGTGTTCGGCATCGCCTCTCTCCTCACCACCTGTCTCATCTCGGTGGAACGCTGCCTGAAGATCTGCAGCTTAAAATATGGCAAGTGACACCTTCTCCTGGTGTAGCTCATAAGGGGCTCGTTTGGTAGCGCCACATTTCAGCCTACACAGCAAGTGAACAGAAAATCTACTCATTGGATCAATTTGAATGTGTATTTAAATGCCAAGACTTCTCAGGAATGCTCATTTTTGCCACCAAATAAACCACTAAAGTTTTATTTACTTCTTTACAGGTCAATGGGTGGAGAAGCGACATATTTCTTTGTCCATTGTGCTGGTTTGGGTTTACACTTTCTTTTGGGCCTTCCTACCTGCTTTTGGATTTGGAACTTATGGGCCAGAACCTTATGGGACCAGCTGCACCATCAACTGGTACCGTCAGCTTCACCGCATTGTTTATGACACCCATCTCAACCGTAGCAGGGATGAACAGGAGCGGTAATCAGTTCCCCcccatttttgttattttaaggTGGAGAATGAAGTCCTCCTTAAAAGACAGACTCTACATCGTCCTCATTTCGATTTTATGTTTTGGACTTCCCGCCCTCATCATTGTCACCTCATATCTGGTCATCCTGCTGACGGTGAGGACGTGACGCTGAAATGGAGAAATTTCAGTGATAAGATTCTTTTAAAGCCTCTGTGAGGAATTTCAAAATACACCTCTGGCTCCCTCTAGCGACCACACTGAGAATGACAGCGAGGAAAGACCTTCACTGACCTCTCTAGGAGTCGACAACAACACACTAATACAGTCGTTTAAACACGCCGAGGTGGCTGTCAGTGTTTGAGAATTGTTTCCTTGTGCCCTCAGGTCTACAGGTCTGGTCACACTTTGGCATCTATGCCGTCCTCCTCTGTCATTCATCGCAGCAAAGATCTGAGACTTGCAAAGGTAAACGCTCCCGAGTCTCCCCTCCACGTCCATGTTGCAGGAGCAATAAGGCGCATGTTGGTTTCAGATGGCCGCTGTGGTGTGCTGCACCTTCTTCCTGTCCTGGTTGCCTTATACCACCGTGTCTCTGATGTCTGCGATGATTTCCAGTGATGACCATGAAGCAAAAAGCCCTTTACTGGGCCTGGTGGAGGGCTTCGCTGGTGGGGCTCTGGGTTCTCCAAACTCTACGCAGATCCTGGACGTACCTCCACTCTTGAACTGGACCGCAGTGGAAGAAATCTACAACAACCCTGAGAACAAGTGGAGTCAGGTCAACAAATCCATCGGCCCCAGCGATGTTTCCGGTCCCCCTCTGGACCGGGCAGCAGACCCAATGAGCGGCAGCGCCTGGAccacttcctctcttcctccagtaGTCACGCTGATCCCGGCCATGCTTGCCAAATCCCACTGCATGTTCAACCCCATCATCTACCAGATGATGAGCAGAGAGTTCAGGGATGATGTCTTTGCCATGGTGTTCAGCCAGGACAGGTCGCGTGGGGGGCGAGGACAGCGGAGCAGCGGCAGCTCAAATCAAAGTAAGGAACATCAAGCATCGGCGTTTCCCCGACCAGCCAGACTTacgtctcctccctccctctcccaggATCCGTTACCCTCTCCCACTCCCAGAGCCTGAGTAGGAAAAGGAGCTCGaccatttctgtctttgtggaCGGACAATGGACAAATCCGGAGAAACGGAAGAACCAAACGTCCCTCCGCGAGACCAGGGACAATACGATGTCCACGAGACCTGAGTCCCTGGAGCTCGTCTCTGTGGACACCCAAGACAACATGGAAAGACAGGCCGaggacagatagatagatagatagatagatagatagatagatagatagatggatagatggatagatggatagatagatagatagatagatagatagatagatagatagatagatagatagatagatagatagatagatagatagatagatagatagatagatagatagatagatgatagatggatagatggatagatggatagatggatagatagatagatagatagatagatagatagatagatagatagatagatagatagatagatagattaggTGGATAGGCAGTATTTTAACACTGAGATCAATGACATTGATGTGCAATAAAATGATCTCTAAGGCTTTTAAATGTGCCACCATGTATTAAATTAGCTGTTATTCACGTTCCTGGCATCTTCCTTctttattaaattaattaatttgtcTGTCAACACAGTTGTATCCTTGATGGTAGAAATCAGACATGGCGCACAACATCTACGCCGTCATAGATCCTGATCCAGCATCTGTAAATGTTgctgtgccccctcccccccccggcTGAGCTTCTGCTCCCCGAGTCACACGGTTACGGGCTCGGGGCGGCTCTAGTAGGGTAATTACGGTACTCTCTCTCCTGCCCGCGGCTCTAGTAGGGTAATTACGGCACTCTCTCTCCTGCCTGCGGTTACATCTTGTTGCCAGAACTTCTGTGACGCGCTGACATTGGATTTCATTCCTTTTCCATTCATCCTCTGTGCCGTTTTTGTTCCGTTCTCGTCCATCTGTTTGAGACCGCGGTGGGTGCGTTTTAGTTCTGCTTCCAGTCCATTTTGAGTCGCTTTTCGCTCGGGTGGATAATCAGCGCCGACGCGGAGACGTTCAGGTTAAGATTCTTATTTAGAGACACTTATGTAATCATGTTGGCGTTTAACGTGCTTCTCTTTTGGGAAACCTGCGTTTGAGGGCCCgtgtgtgatttatttattcatcctaTTCTGCTAAAGCGAGATCATTCCCGTCCGTGTTCATGCCAGATCTGCAGCGCTTCAGTTTTCCATATCATAGCATGAATCCTTTGTTGGGGGCCTCTACGCATCTCCAACAACATCCTCAGCACCAGGCTCTCGGACATCCAGATTCCCCCTCTGGCCTCCTGTCCGACACCGTCTTCGGTGCACCGGACCAGGCGTCCTTTCTCCTGGGTGATCATTCGGGTCCGGGGCCTGATCAGCCGGGGCCTGACGTCACCGCACCCTCCCAGACCTCACCTTATTTCAACCACAGCAGCTTGTACCAGCACCGCGCTGTGCCGCATCCCCCTGCAGCCATGGCTCTCAGAAACGACCTAGGATCCAACATCAGCGTCCTTAAGACGCTCAACTTGAGGTTCAGGTGCTTTTTGGCGAAGGTGCACGAATTGGAGCGCAGAAATAAGATTTTAGAGAAGCAGCTGCAACAGGCGCTGGATGCCAACAAGCCCTGCCAAGGTGGATGCTGTGAGAACCGGGTGCAGACCCAGGAGGCGGGTGTGCAGACCGGATTTGTCGGGACCATACCGTTCAGGCCCGGCTCTTTGCCCTTCCACAACACCAACAACTCAGCCAGGAGGCCGACCACGCTGTTTGCTCACGCCACAAGCACCGCACCGGCCAAAACTGAAGGGTCCGCATCAGCCCCCGCCAACATCAGCTGGAACCCGGCCATCACCGTCAGCCACCCCTCTCCTTGTGCAGACGCACCGGGCTCCAACAACCCCCCTCCGCGGTTCCTTCCAGGCACCATCTGGTCCTACAACCACATCCGCAAACTGGGACCAGGCGTGGAGCGTCTGACCAGCCCTGGGGTGTCCTGGGTGCACCCAGATGGTGTTGGGGTCCAGATAGATACCATCACCCCTGAGATCAGAGCCCTGTACAACGTCCTGGCCAAggtgaagagggagagggacgaGTACAAGCGAAGGTAAATGGgttgaaacctttttttattgcacttttaaCGGCCCTGTGGGCCACATGCACGGCTTTCTTAAGTGTGCTTGGGAGGAGTGAGAGTGAGCTGAGAAGCCAGTGCAAGACCATCTGTCTCCAACCAGAGCAGAGTCAGCGCATAGATCTCTGCATCATCACCCCCCAACCGGACCCTGCATCCACTTCATGGCAGACCACAAATAGGCCCTCGTCGCATTCTGTCACTCATGTGTCACGAGCTGAATATAATCAAGAATGAAGCTCAGACCTGTGAGGCAAAGCTCCCAGAATGTTACTGGAACAATAAGGTTGATTAAAGTTTGCTAAAGGACACTTTAGCTTTGGTTTATGACACTAACAGCTGATTATTATTTAGCTTTGCGTTCAAGAAGCAACATTTGCTCTAAGAAGAATTTATGATCCTGGTGACATGTCACATGTGTTTATCTGGGGAAACAATCCTCAGACCAACTACAGATGAATTTTATTCCCGCAGCCATAATTCCCCGCAGCAGTGTCCCGGGATGTCATCACCAGTGGACATATCCAGGGGACAGCTGTCTCTATTTTCAGATCCTGTCAACTCTCCTCTAAAGTGGATTTCCCCTTTTGAAATTGATCTGGCGCTTCTGTTAAAATGCTCTCAAAAGTGACACTTGTGGACTGAGGTGTTCGGTCCGAACCACAATTTTTCCATCCCACAATCACCATTCAACTCTTTCAAGGGGAAAACAACATATAGAACAATGCGGAGAGCCTTTGTGGGCCGTTTCAGCTGATAGAAGGTAAAGtttgcttcctgtctgtgacCCAAACCCTCCATCTGAAGCTATGGATCTGATTTATCCACAGTTATTTTAACGCGGTCCTCATTCTTATTCTGACACAAACCTCTgaacccctcctctcttctgtcttgtgctccctgcccccccccccctccctccactgcGCACTCCCCTCTCCACTCTCCACAGTGTATCTGCAATGCAGCATACAGCGCACGCTGGAAATGCCCAATGAGGCTTTGGCACGCAGGGGGAAGCACTTTCTGCACCTTCGGGTTAGCGATCCAACGAGCCTCTCATACGTCCGCCGCTGTGCCACCACAGGGTTGTAGTGGGTCTCATTCTGCCCCCCCAGGTGCAGCCAGCAGATTCTTGAGTGCCAACTGTGATCACAGTGAGATCTCCGTGCGCAGGTTTTTACAGTAGTGGAGCGAACGGCATCCCAGCAGAACACAATGACTTATATAATCTGCGGCTGCGCTTCAatcctctctgtctttcagTTCCCCTTCGGCTCTTTCACATCAGCAGAGTTGATTTATGCAGATTTTTGGCTACACAGCCAAGCAGGGGAACATTCCAAACACCCAGGCTTGTGTCGCTCCTCTCATGCTGGTGTGTCTGTGTCATTTAGATGGGAGGACGAATGCACAATGAGGATGGACCTGCAGCAGAAGATCGTAGACCTACAAGAGGTAATATTGTGCTGCGGCTCTGCATCTCTAATGAGCCGCTGAGTCTGAGCTCAAGTCAACAGGATTCAGAAGGTTTAAGCCCCTGAATATGGCTTCAGTTTAGAATTCCAATCATTTGTTACGCACAAGAAGATCTTGACCTTGCTCGAGAAAATAAAGCCTTAAAAGCTGTCAGACTTATTAAGAATTCTTTTTATTCCTCTTACAATGCCCTTTAAACATCAGCTGATGAAAGTAAACTGgctatttatttagttttatcaGGTATTTGGTGAATGACACGTTTTCACGAGTTACTCCTGTAGTACTTTCTAAGAGATTAATACCGTTCTTTCCTGTGAGAGCTAAATAAAACCTAAAATTCTGCCCTTCCAGTGTTGTTCCTGTGTTGTGAGCAGGCCCGGGTGTGTTTCTTAAGTACCAGCTGAACCTCAAACGTGTGCGACCAATATTGTTGCACGTATGAAGAGCTTTGATAATCCCTGGAACTCTGTTGGTCTCTGTCCAATCCCTGCTTtctgagatgatcatgtgtttGCTGAGTGTTTGGGTCATTGTGCTGCAcgcaggacctgcaggagagcgAGGGCTGCCAGGACGAGCTGGCCCTCCGagtccagcagctgaaggcagagctgGTTCTCTTCAAAGGCCTGATGAGCAACGTAAGCCGAGCGCATGCTCCCAACCACACGCGCATGGATGCTTTTCTCATGTCAGGCTAGTTCTGAGCACGCTCCCTCGCTTCCCTGCGCTCAGAACCTGTCGGAGCTGGACAGCAAGATCCAGGAGAAGGCCATGAAGGTGGACATGGACATCTGCCGCAGGATCGACATCACCGCTCGTCTCTGCGACGTGGCTCAGCAGAGGAACTGCGATGGCGTCATTCACATGTACCAGGTACGAGGAAGTGGAGGTCCTCGGCTCCTTTTGATCAGCCCTTGACGCTGGTGGTCTTCCAATGAACCCGCAGCCTCCCAACAGCCAGCCGGCGCTGGCCTGCCGCCGGAAACAAACGCCGCTGTCCTTCAACGGGAGCGAGTGCGAGGAACCCGTCAGCACGTCCGAGAGCGACGCCGGTGTGGCCAAAGAGGAGGAGCGCGGCGGCTCGTCGGGCAACCAGATCAACGAGGAGATGCAGAGGATGCTGAACCACCTGTGAGTGGTCCGGGGAACGCGGCGGGTGGTCTGTCGTGCGCTTCTgaacgtgcgtgcgtgttttcTCAGGAGGGAATGTGAGTTCGAGGATGACTGTGACAGTTTGGCCTGGGAGGAGACCGAGGAGACGCTGCTTCTTTGGGAGGACTTTCCTGGTTGCACTCTGCCTCCTGACCCCATCCATCCTCCAGGAGAGGTAGGCCGCATTTACCAGgatgttagaaccaggatggttagaaccaggatgttagaaccaggatggttagaaccaggatggttagaaccaggttggttagaaccaggatgttagaaccaggatggttaGAACCAGGTTGGTAGAACCAGGatggttagaaccaggatggtagaaccaggatggttagaaccaggatgttagaaccaggatggttagaaccaggatgttaGAACCGGACAGACGTAATGCGGACAGACGTGACGCCCCCTGTGTGCTGTTTCCATCTGCAGACTGTGGGTGGCTCAGGATCGTCTGCCAGTAATAAAATAGCTGCATTAGTCAGTGAAATTTGATCTGAGAATAAAACCAGACTTGACACTTCATCTCCTTTAATTATCTTGCTGTATAATTAGCATTTAAACACGATTTCCAGATTCAGATATTCTCGCGAACGTTcgtttttgtgtgcgtgtatcAGGAGGACTGCTTGGAAAAGGTGATTAGCGACACCGAGTGTCTCTTCAAGTCTCGAGAGAAGGAATACCAGGAGACCATTGACCAGATTGAGGTCAGACACGCTTCAAAGCTGTTTTCCTCTTGGGATTCTGTTGCGTGTTCTCATGATAAAAGCAGCCAGCGTTCGCTGGGATCCCTCTGTGAGTATGTGTGACGGCCAGTTTCCCCCCGGCTGCAGATGGAACTGGCCACAGCAAAGAGCGACATGAACCGACACCTGCACGAGTACATGGAGATGTGCTCCATGAAGAGGGGCCTGGACGTTCAGATGGAGACCTGCAGGAGACTCATCACCCAGAGCGGAGAAAGGTGACACCCGCCGGGGCGCCTAGCAACCACTTAAGATGAGGCGGCGCTGTTTGTAGCAGTAATACACCTGAGACCACAAACATGAGCGGAGGGGGTTAGAGAAAGGGATGAAAGACGTGTGGCCTTGTGTTTTGTCTCTCAGCAGTCCTGCGGCCTCTGCCTCCGTGGAGGAAACTGACCAGAGAGAGGGCGACAAGGCGTCCGCGTCTCCGCCTTCGGCCTCCAACCTTCAACCTGCAGGAAAATCCTGACCATTTCTCAGCGGGGGGCGACTTGGACCGCCCCCAGCTGCACCGTGTGACCCTCACTAGGTCTGGCTGCTTTCCCATGTGATCTCCATCACGTAGATGTAACCGCCGCCGCGTCCAGCtgcagtaccccccccccccccacctcaacacaacacacaactgtAACTAAGGCAACGACCCCCTATGAGCCAAAATGTCACTCCAAATACGcaagacttttatttttcttcctacCAGATCAGTTTGGGTCCCCGCTGATCCTTGGACGTCGCTCTGCCGTCCTTGTGAACTGTTGCACCGCAGCACTAAAAccatcagggaaaaaaaaatggcatGAGCCTTTCACTCCGTACGCAGTACTAACACGTGACAGCGCACTTTTCTGGAACCTCCCAAGCAATTACTGTACCTGGTGCGAGGACGCCTTTAGTCCACACATATCTGAAGACATGTGACCCTCTTCCAGTGGACAAAGAAAGTCTAATAAGATGTCGCGATTCAGCATTTTACTGCCCAATAGCTTGAATTCTGTATACTAACGGACGAAAGTGCACCCTGAGAAAAGCCCTATAACACACGTGCTTCACCCAACATCACTTCTGTTTTAGATGACAAAAATATTCAGTGTGTATATTagagcagcagagttctgtCTGTTCAGCCACAGTTACCTGCTGTCAAATCCACTTATTTATCTGCTCTGAATTatccaggaaaaaaacaaaacggagAGATTTTGGAGCAGCCGATGTGTTCTTAGACTGCCGAGCTCGCCAAACCTTCCGGTCGATTTAAACTGGACTAAACGGATCATGTGTCACATCATCTCGTAGTTATAGTAGATTCCAACCTCGACGGTAGAGGTTCACGGCCCGACGCCTGCTGGGAGGACGTTTTCCAGGCAGTCGGTGTGTGAGGTTCTGGTGTGTGAGGTTCTGGTGTGTGAGGTTCTGTGATGGCCTGAGTGGAGCTTTATGACGTGCTGAGTCACCGCCGCTTCGCTAAAATATCTCTGAATGGAAGATGAAACCAGTGACGCTGCAAAAAGGGGTTCGCTCGACGGCTCAAGGTGTTGAGGTCAGGGGAAGAAGCATGACTGTTCGTAGTTGTATAGCCCCCATTTTGGACCTGCTCCAGATTTAGTGTCAGCTCCTGCTTCCTGAATCACTGACAAGAAAAGTAATGTATAAACGCTTCCCAACGGTGGATCCTGTAATATTCATGCATGGCCGAGAGACGCTGTAGAGATCGTAGAGCAAACGGAGGCAGGCGGGAGTCAATAAGCCATAGAGTGCCAAAGCATCTGTCTGACATTTGTCTGACAACAGGAAATCGCCGGTAAAAATGAGATGCTGGTTCACCAAGGTGCTCGGTTCCTGTTGTTTTCGCCTGAAAAGGTGAAAAGATTTGCACTCACAAAGATGTACAATCAGCAGGGGCGTGTGTGAAGCTGATATAAACTCGTGCACGCGTGGCCGTTTAAAGAATGTTTAATGTAGAGCTTAAATACAATAAGAGGGTTTTAGAGAAGCTCATCTTCGTTAGCATCAGGTTTCAGAGCggaggtgtgtttgtttttgttcataCATTTCATCgtggttttttttagaaatgtcaGACACGTTTGACTTTTGTCGcatatgtatttttaaatgaaatgacacttattttttttattttgctgctattttttccctccatgttcAAGGTTGTATGTGTCGCTGTGGAGaaatgtcaatttaaaaatAGCGCCAGGGGGAaatatgcagacacacacacacacacacatgtttggCAAAATGAACGATTGTTTTGTTATTCTATAAGAGGGGAAAAGATTTGAAGAACCGCTTGTGATCAAAgactcaggaacaggaagaagcACCGTTAAAGAAGCAACAAAGGTCTTGTATGTTTTCCTCGGTCGAAAGCAGCAATATTTGGTGTCTCGTGAGTATTTAATGGTGCTGATGGTCGACTCGGGCG comes from the Takifugu rubripes chromosome 7, fTakRub1.2, whole genome shotgun sequence genome and includes:
- the LOC105416735 gene encoding opsin-5-like, with the protein product MTGKNVPPSIHPLFLSRLSPSVDVAAAIFLMFTGATSALGNGMVLLVYCRKRNKLRPPELMTINLAVCDLGFSLLGVPFFITSCLCHAWVFGETMCRWYGIQGFVFGIASLLTTCLISVERCLKICSLKYGQWVEKRHISLSIVLVWVYTFFWAFLPAFGFGTYGPEPYGTSCTINWWRMKSSLKDRLYIVLISILCFGLPALIIVTSYLVILLTVYRSGHTLASMPSSSVIHRSKDLRLAKMAAVVCCTFFLSWLPYTTVSLMSAMISSDDHEAKSPLLGLVEGFAGGALGSPNSTQILDVPPLLNWTAVEEIYNNPENKWSQVNKSIGPSDVSGPPLDRAADPMSGSAWTTSSLPPVVTLIPAMLAKSHCMFNPIIYQMMSREFRDDVFAMVFSQDRSRGGRGQRSSGSSNQRSVTLSHSQSLSRKRSSTISVFVDGQWTNPEKRKNQTSLRETRDNTMSTRPESLELVSVDTQDNMERQAEDR
- the LOC115250376 gene encoding intermediate filament family orphan 1-like encodes the protein MPDLQRFSFPYHSMNPLLGASTHLQQHPQHQALGHPDSPSGLLSDTVFGAPDQASFLLGDHSGPGPDQPGPDVTAPSQTSPYFNHSSLYQHRAVPHPPAAMALRNDLGSNISVLKTLNLRFRCFLAKVHELERRNKILEKQLQQALDANKPCQGGCCENRVQTQEAGVQTGFVGTIPFRPGSLPFHNTNNSARRPTTLFAHATSTAPAKTEGSASAPANISWNPAITVSHPSPCADAPGSNNPPPRFLPGTIWSYNHIRKLGPGVERLTSPGVSWVHPDGVGVQIDTITPEIRALYNVLAKVKRERDEYKRRWEDECTMRMDLQQKIVDLQEDLQESEGCQDELALRVQQLKAELVLFKGLMSNNLSELDSKIQEKAMKVDMDICRRIDITARLCDVAQQRNCDGVIHMYQPPNSQPALACRRKQTPLSFNGSECEEPVSTSESDAGVAKEEERGGSSGNQINEEMQRMLNHLRECEFEDDCDSLAWEETEETLLLWEDFPGCTLPPDPIHPPGEEDCLEKVISDTECLFKSREKEYQETIDQIEMELATAKSDMNRHLHEYMEMCSMKRGLDVQMETCRRLITQSGESSPAASASVEETDQREGDKASASPPSASNLQPAGKS